The following are from one region of the Paenibacillus sp. JZ16 genome:
- a CDS encoding H-type small acid-soluble spore protein, with protein MNKQRAIEISKSAIMKNVTYQDTPIFIQHVNEDETARVYPIGNSEQEMTVPLSSLTEHP; from the coding sequence ATGAACAAACAAAGAGCGATTGAAATTTCGAAATCGGCCATTATGAAAAATGTAACTTATCAGGATACCCCTATCTTTATCCAGCATGTCAATGAGGATGAAACTGCCCGCGTCTATCCGATCGGAAACTCGGAGCAGGAAATGACCGTCCCTTTATCCAGTCTCACCGAGCATCCATAA
- a CDS encoding class I SAM-dependent methyltransferase: MKQNKYDDQGFFENYNQLPRSIKGLEGAGEWRAFRSMFPDLSDKKVLDLGCGFGWHCRYVREQHARSVVGVDISRNMLERARLMTDDTNIEYVQSAIEDYDYPANEFDVVISSLALHYIRDFEDICKKVYQSLTVGGSFVFSVEHPVFTAVAEQDWYYSPDGKKLHWPLDHYHEEGGRQSRFLDHNVTKYHRNIATQINALVKTGFQFREMSELKPEREQIEDPEWHDALRRPIFLLIAADKQV; this comes from the coding sequence TTGAAGCAAAACAAGTATGACGATCAGGGATTTTTTGAAAATTACAATCAACTCCCCCGTTCCATCAAAGGATTAGAAGGTGCAGGAGAATGGCGTGCCTTTCGATCGATGTTTCCGGATCTTAGTGATAAAAAGGTGCTTGATCTCGGCTGCGGATTCGGGTGGCACTGCAGGTACGTAAGAGAGCAGCATGCGAGGTCTGTGGTCGGGGTGGATATCTCAAGGAACATGCTGGAGAGGGCAAGATTGATGACCGATGACACGAATATAGAATATGTGCAGTCCGCAATAGAGGACTATGACTACCCTGCTAACGAGTTTGATGTCGTGATTAGTTCGCTTGCACTTCATTACATTCGTGATTTCGAGGATATCTGTAAAAAGGTATATCAGAGTCTAACGGTTGGAGGTTCGTTCGTCTTTTCAGTTGAACACCCAGTGTTTACTGCTGTGGCCGAACAAGATTGGTATTATAGCCCGGACGGGAAGAAGCTGCATTGGCCTTTGGATCACTACCATGAGGAAGGAGGACGTCAATCTAGATTTCTTGATCATAATGTTACCAAGTACCATCGGAATATAGCCACACAGATAAATGCGTTAGTGAAAACCGGATTCCAGTTTAGGGAAATGTCTGAACTTAAACCAGAACGCGAGCAGATTGAGGATCCGGAATGGCATGACGCATTAAGGCGCCCCATTTTCTTATTGATCGCTGCAGATAAGCAGGTCTGA
- a CDS encoding phosphotransferase enzyme family protein, producing MASSKILLQAAESFEFNIGTLIFLSNSTNEVYRFTKGDQSYILRLSQKSHEYAPKIRAEMDWLYYLVKNGVRASLPIHTCNHESMAVFYDEDKWYIATAFHEAAGRFFDKHNEQLWGPKIFRNWGETMGRMHRLSTSYEPPDILGKRDTWSRRSMNNPHLQRGRFYMLLEKLISMESTIDSLPRGSDSFGLIHHDFHPYNFFINNSEITVFDFDDSIYGWFSLDIAIAATHAVWWGVHAEDRVTKSRFAQQFLHEFLMGYEKEHQLSEYWKRTIPLFMEYRNICSYFWWLSEWNGDESSFTEDQRNAIDYAVKLIERGLPFDGCDIQV from the coding sequence ATGGCAAGCTCGAAGATATTGCTTCAAGCCGCGGAATCTTTTGAATTTAATATAGGGACGTTAATCTTCCTGAGTAACTCGACCAATGAAGTATATCGTTTTACTAAGGGTGATCAATCCTATATCTTGCGGTTATCTCAGAAATCACACGAGTATGCACCGAAGATCAGGGCGGAGATGGATTGGCTTTATTACTTAGTAAAGAACGGTGTACGTGCTTCATTACCCATTCATACATGTAATCATGAATCAATGGCCGTGTTCTATGATGAAGATAAGTGGTATATCGCAACTGCTTTTCACGAGGCAGCAGGTCGTTTTTTTGATAAACACAATGAGCAGTTATGGGGCCCGAAGATATTCAGGAATTGGGGAGAAACCATGGGAAGGATGCATAGACTGTCGACATCATATGAACCACCTGACATCCTTGGGAAGAGAGACACCTGGAGTAGAAGAAGTATGAATAATCCTCATCTGCAGCGAGGCCGTTTCTATATGCTTCTTGAAAAATTGATTTCCATGGAAAGTACGATTGATTCACTGCCGAGGGGGAGCGATTCGTTTGGACTGATACATCATGACTTTCATCCGTATAATTTTTTTATCAACAACAGTGAAATAACGGTCTTTGACTTTGACGATAGTATCTATGGCTGGTTTTCGTTAGACATTGCAATAGCAGCCACTCATGCCGTTTGGTGGGGAGTGCATGCAGAAGATCGTGTCACCAAAAGCAGGTTTGCCCAACAGTTCTTGCATGAATTCCTCATGGGTTACGAGAAGGAACACCAGCTCTCCGAATACTGGAAACGAACAATCCCCTTGTTTATGGAGTATAGAAATATTTGTTCTTACTTCTGGTGGTTAAGTGAATGGAATGGTGATGAGAGCAGCTTTACAGAGGACCAACGGAATGCAATAGACTACGCTGTTAAGCTGATTGAAAGAGGTTTGCCTTTTGATGGCTGCGATATTCAAGTGTAG
- a CDS encoding outer membrane protein assembly factor BamB family protein, with protein MLNIKKKQSSISLKARLRRRLIASIAAGILTVQGVLVVPPSQVNAETADVSVRNWHYSSTIEVPELKPSWTVKVDNYLNMGENDVSGHQAIAEEGKVFAFAGNKLIAMDASTGKRLWSYGKDLKPYIVYDNGVIYGLSAGQKPYALNAKTGKLKWQSNTSIFMDAHLRTEALVPTNDTLYAIKGSATFAFDKATGKLRWKMNEPSGEGNGTDYLQEADGVILRTFYVQGALTSIQLNAYDKKTGKKLWDHFGQGEALHIKDNLVYSVDYYSPLLADYQSLPDRKWIVNVYNLKTGVKKSSREYSWKMTGEPPYEYGGGGLFMNQGKLYMDQGNKVAEYKFDTYKKGEVPLRTFPRPYGGDWELIGLVQERLIFNNRSTGELAGTKLANGQRIGWNGDAPAAQIDVYGKGLYRAQRNGTLLGINLMTSRPVFKVTTGSDLHESTLKTNGMIIIQAEGKLLGVKVPASLK; from the coding sequence ATGCTTAACATCAAGAAGAAACAATCAAGTATAAGCCTCAAAGCTCGATTACGACGGCGTCTCATTGCAAGCATCGCTGCAGGCATACTTACTGTCCAGGGCGTATTGGTAGTACCACCTTCGCAAGTGAATGCAGAAACGGCCGATGTTTCGGTACGCAACTGGCATTATTCATCAACAATCGAGGTACCCGAACTGAAGCCTTCCTGGACGGTAAAGGTGGACAATTATCTGAATATGGGCGAGAACGATGTTTCAGGTCACCAGGCAATTGCTGAAGAGGGGAAGGTATTTGCATTCGCGGGAAACAAACTCATCGCCATGGATGCGAGCACAGGCAAGCGGCTGTGGAGCTACGGTAAAGACCTGAAACCTTATATTGTTTATGATAATGGCGTTATTTACGGCCTATCGGCAGGTCAGAAGCCATACGCGCTGAATGCAAAGACAGGCAAATTGAAATGGCAGTCGAACACATCCATCTTTATGGATGCGCACCTGCGAACGGAAGCGCTGGTGCCGACTAATGATACGCTCTATGCAATCAAAGGGAGCGCAACTTTCGCTTTTGATAAGGCAACAGGAAAGCTGCGATGGAAAATGAATGAGCCGTCAGGAGAAGGAAACGGCACGGATTACCTTCAGGAGGCGGATGGAGTCATCCTTCGGACGTTCTATGTACAAGGAGCACTAACATCCATTCAACTGAATGCTTATGACAAAAAGACGGGCAAGAAGTTATGGGACCATTTTGGTCAGGGAGAAGCGCTTCATATCAAAGACAATCTCGTGTATTCGGTTGACTATTATTCTCCATTGCTGGCTGATTATCAGTCGCTTCCGGACCGCAAATGGATCGTAAATGTATATAATCTTAAGACAGGCGTAAAGAAGAGCAGCCGAGAGTATAGCTGGAAGATGACGGGGGAGCCGCCATATGAGTACGGCGGGGGCGGCTTATTTATGAACCAAGGGAAGTTATACATGGATCAGGGCAATAAGGTGGCCGAATACAAATTTGACACCTATAAGAAAGGTGAGGTTCCTCTGCGAACTTTTCCTCGCCCTTATGGGGGCGACTGGGAGTTGATCGGACTGGTTCAGGAACGGCTGATTTTCAATAACAGATCGACTGGTGAGCTGGCCGGTACCAAACTTGCAAATGGTCAACGGATCGGATGGAACGGCGATGCACCTGCTGCGCAGATTGATGTGTATGGGAAAGGATTATACCGGGCACAGCGTAACGGTACACTACTCGGCATCAACTTGATGACATCCCGGCCAGTCTTTAAAGTAACGACTGGATCAGATTTACACGAGTCGACCCTAAAGACGAACGGTATGATCATCATCCAAGCAGAGGGGAAGCTCCTCGGAGTAAAGGTACCGGCATCGTTGAAATAA
- a CDS encoding beta-glucosidase family protein, protein MKASINELIKEMSLTEKASLCAGLNMWMTKGIERLNIPPVHMYDGTNGIRKTNSDDEMGITTENVPATCYPTGAAIGSSWNTELLHEVGEALGNESKEMGVELLLGPGINMKRTPLGGRNFEYYSEDPCLTGELGAAFINGLQSKGVGASLKHFACNNQEFEKMVTSSEVDERTLREIYLSAFERIIKKSDPWTVMCSYNLLNGSYTSENEHLLHDILREEWGYEGVVISDWTAVNDRIRGLKAGLDLEMPGPAGYNTKAIIKAVESGALAEEQLNKSVARILKLVERVTGMEEAVPASDMEYHNLARKAAAESIVLLKNENGILPIHAESTHSIAVIGRFAKKPRIQGAGSAKVTPTRVDIPFEEMKALAGASVELSYAEGYPEDDSVHEEMIKESVALAAKSDVAVIFVGQPEYAESEMRDLKGIDLPEQQILLIQAIAAVQPKCIVVTSSGTALAMRPWVQHVPAVIHSWLSGQGMGKAIAEILFGQVSPSGKLSETFPVKLSDNPSHMRIRGENGKLYYREGLFIGYRYYDRKELAPQFPFGHGLSYTSFAYKDMKAAQTETGITVSFWLENIGNRTGKEVVQLYVHDEECTWTRPEKELKAFSKIELAPGEKQQIVFELEERDFAYYNTKYNRWVAESGYFQIALGSSSRDIRITERLYCDFGKEEVSFHKFSLISDWISDPIAKSVLEECLDEMNQHVVEKIYLNDEFVGFWEDGPLIKILQMYGQTWLGDRSPDEIIEELIRRVYERRVNM, encoded by the coding sequence CAGTGACGATGAAATGGGGATTACGACAGAGAATGTTCCGGCAACTTGTTATCCCACGGGCGCAGCTATCGGTTCTTCGTGGAATACGGAACTGCTGCACGAAGTCGGGGAAGCACTTGGCAATGAATCCAAAGAGATGGGCGTAGAATTGCTGCTCGGCCCAGGAATCAACATGAAACGGACTCCGCTTGGGGGAAGAAATTTCGAATATTACTCCGAAGATCCTTGCCTGACAGGGGAACTGGGCGCTGCTTTCATCAATGGCCTCCAGAGCAAAGGCGTCGGGGCGTCACTTAAACACTTTGCTTGCAACAACCAGGAATTCGAGAAAATGGTGACGAGTTCAGAAGTAGACGAACGGACGCTGCGCGAAATTTATTTAAGCGCCTTTGAACGAATTATTAAGAAATCGGATCCCTGGACCGTCATGTGCTCCTATAATTTGCTCAATGGCTCGTATACCAGCGAGAATGAACACCTATTGCATGATATCTTGAGAGAAGAATGGGGATACGAGGGGGTTGTCATCTCAGACTGGACTGCCGTGAATGATCGGATTCGTGGACTGAAAGCAGGACTTGATCTCGAAATGCCGGGACCTGCCGGTTATAACACGAAAGCGATTATCAAAGCCGTTGAGAGCGGAGCTCTTGCAGAAGAGCAGCTCAATAAAAGCGTTGCCCGTATTCTAAAACTCGTAGAACGTGTAACGGGTATGGAGGAAGCTGTTCCGGCATCCGATATGGAGTACCACAATCTTGCGAGAAAAGCTGCAGCAGAAAGCATTGTGCTTCTTAAGAATGAGAATGGCATCCTTCCGATTCATGCGGAGTCAACCCATTCCATTGCGGTTATCGGTCGTTTTGCCAAAAAACCTAGAATTCAAGGAGCCGGCAGCGCAAAAGTAACGCCTACACGCGTTGATATTCCATTTGAAGAAATGAAGGCGTTGGCTGGAGCTTCCGTTGAGTTGAGTTATGCTGAGGGTTACCCTGAAGATGACTCCGTCCATGAGGAAATGATCAAGGAAAGTGTCGCATTGGCGGCAAAATCTGATGTCGCAGTCATATTCGTTGGCCAGCCTGAATACGCAGAATCCGAGATGCGTGATTTGAAGGGCATTGATTTGCCTGAACAGCAGATTCTGCTTATTCAAGCGATTGCAGCCGTACAACCGAAGTGCATTGTGGTGACCAGCAGTGGAACAGCCTTGGCGATGCGTCCTTGGGTTCAGCATGTTCCCGCTGTCATACACTCATGGCTTTCCGGACAAGGCATGGGCAAAGCGATTGCTGAAATCTTGTTTGGTCAGGTGAGTCCCTCCGGTAAATTGTCCGAGACGTTTCCGGTTAAGCTTTCAGACAATCCTTCACATATGAGGATCCGCGGTGAAAACGGCAAGCTGTATTATCGTGAAGGGCTGTTCATCGGCTATCGATACTATGATAGGAAAGAACTCGCTCCGCAGTTTCCGTTTGGCCATGGCTTATCCTACACTTCATTTGCCTATAAGGATATGAAGGCAGCTCAAACGGAAACAGGGATCACGGTCTCTTTCTGGCTGGAGAATATCGGAAATCGAACAGGGAAAGAGGTCGTTCAGCTTTACGTGCATGACGAAGAGTGCACATGGACGCGTCCAGAGAAAGAATTGAAGGCATTTTCTAAAATCGAGTTGGCTCCTGGGGAGAAACAACAGATCGTCTTTGAACTTGAAGAGAGAGACTTTGCCTATTACAATACCAAATATAACCGCTGGGTAGCGGAGAGCGGTTATTTCCAAATTGCGCTTGGCAGCTCTTCCCGCGATATAAGAATTACGGAGCGATTGTATTGTGATTTTGGAAAGGAAGAAGTATCATTTCATAAATTCAGCCTGATTAGCGATTGGATTAGCGATCCGATTGCGAAATCGGTACTGGAAGAATGCCTCGATGAGATGAACCAGCATGTCGTAGAGAAGATTTATCTCAATGATGAATTCGTCGGATTTTGGGAAGATGGTCCACTCATTAAAATATTGCAAATGTATGGTCAAACTTGGTTGGGTGACCGGTCACCTGATGAGATCATTGAAGAGCTTATAAGAAGAGTTTATGAGCGACGCGTTAACATGTAA
- a CDS encoding RNA polymerase sigma factor, which translates to MQMQRSAELNISDIRMLMESYSEDVWNYAYVITRNTYTADDVAQDVFIKVYQKVAFFRGEASVKTWLLKITRNTALSYLRRAFLRRVVLIGDHSPGDGLNETTSSPSAESEYLKQEEADELWQEVLKLPGKFRDPLVLSVHHQLSIEEISGITGLLPGTVKSRIYRAKKKVAARFGRSERR; encoded by the coding sequence ATGCAGATGCAGCGTTCTGCGGAACTGAATATATCGGACATACGGATGCTGATGGAATCCTACAGTGAGGATGTCTGGAATTATGCTTACGTGATCACCAGAAATACATATACAGCAGACGATGTCGCGCAGGATGTGTTTATTAAAGTTTATCAAAAGGTTGCTTTCTTTCGCGGGGAGGCTTCCGTCAAAACCTGGCTGCTTAAAATTACTAGAAACACAGCGCTTTCTTATCTGAGACGAGCGTTTTTGCGCAGAGTGGTGCTGATCGGCGATCATTCGCCGGGTGATGGACTGAACGAGACGACGTCTTCGCCATCTGCCGAGTCGGAGTATTTGAAACAGGAGGAAGCGGATGAGCTGTGGCAGGAGGTTCTAAAGCTGCCCGGTAAATTTCGAGACCCCCTCGTGTTGAGTGTGCATCATCAGCTATCCATAGAGGAAATATCCGGCATTACCGGTCTTTTGCCAGGGACGGTAAAGTCTAGAATTTACAGAGCCAAAAAGAAGGTTGCAGCCAGATTCGGAAGGAGCGAACGACGATGA